The following proteins are co-located in the Dyadobacter chenwenxiniae genome:
- a CDS encoding LTA synthase family protein gives MRKRLEFIALYGISWVVLFQFFRIIFLAYHYKKTLELPSSLWVKSAAHGLQMDISFAGYILMIPALLMMFTARKWQWYEKTLVIFSSIIAFLITLMVVADLELFKAWGFRIDATSLHYLKTPTEAFASMGAAPVFPLLILFAVLFFLVWKLLQTIIKRSMSAFEKTGFIYTIPVFLILAASLIIPIRGGLQLAPMNESAVFFSEKSFANYAAVNVPWNYMSSLINASYSKKNPFLYFDEKEADRMTQALYKADSTSQHLVKAGKINVVVIIWESFTSKVVGSLNGLKNVTPQFDRLAKEGLLFTHVYASGNRSDKGMVAILSGYPAQPTSSIIKIPKKTMSLPSLPKIFRQNGWHTSFYYGGETEFANMKSYFMQQDFDQIIDKNDFDEKDMNSKWGAHDHIVLNRLMSDLDKQKQPFFSTLFTLSSHEPFEVPVKTAIPGNDAEHLFLNAHHYTDASIGEFIKVAKTKSWWNNTLVIIIADHGHPLPETDKSKPAEFRIPMLWLGGALQMQPSRIDSLSSQTDLAATLLNQLHLPSGSFTWSNDIFGKNRVPFAYFAFTNGLGWMKPGGFLVRDNIGGNIIEKTGALTPEEENFGKAYLQSSFSDYLKR, from the coding sequence ATGCGCAAAAGATTAGAATTTATTGCCCTATACGGGATTAGCTGGGTCGTTCTTTTCCAGTTTTTCCGTATTATATTTCTGGCTTACCATTATAAAAAAACGCTCGAGCTGCCGTCATCTCTTTGGGTAAAGAGCGCTGCGCATGGTTTGCAAATGGACATTTCATTTGCAGGCTACATCCTAATGATCCCTGCACTGCTCATGATGTTCACGGCCCGAAAATGGCAGTGGTATGAAAAAACACTGGTCATTTTTAGCTCCATCATTGCATTTTTGATCACCTTAATGGTCGTGGCGGACCTGGAATTATTTAAAGCCTGGGGATTTCGCATTGACGCCACGTCCTTGCATTATCTCAAAACGCCCACCGAAGCATTCGCTTCCATGGGCGCGGCGCCTGTTTTTCCGCTTTTGATACTTTTTGCGGTGTTATTTTTCCTTGTCTGGAAATTGCTGCAGACCATTATTAAACGCAGCATGAGCGCCTTTGAAAAAACCGGTTTTATTTACACAATCCCCGTTTTCCTGATCCTGGCAGCCAGCCTGATCATTCCGATCCGTGGCGGGTTGCAGCTGGCGCCTATGAACGAAAGCGCCGTGTTTTTCAGCGAAAAGAGCTTTGCCAATTATGCCGCCGTAAATGTGCCGTGGAATTACATGAGTTCGCTCATCAATGCGAGTTATTCAAAGAAAAACCCATTCCTGTATTTTGACGAAAAAGAGGCCGACCGGATGACACAGGCGCTTTACAAGGCTGACAGCACATCGCAGCACCTTGTGAAAGCCGGTAAGATCAATGTCGTCGTCATCATCTGGGAGAGCTTTACCTCGAAAGTGGTTGGCAGTTTGAACGGTTTGAAAAATGTAACGCCGCAGTTTGATCGGCTGGCGAAAGAAGGATTGCTCTTTACCCATGTTTATGCAAGCGGAAATCGCAGCGACAAGGGAATGGTTGCCATTTTAAGCGGCTATCCCGCGCAGCCGACCAGTTCAATTATCAAAATCCCGAAAAAAACGATGTCATTACCCTCGTTACCAAAGATTTTTCGGCAAAATGGCTGGCATACATCCTTTTATTATGGCGGTGAAACGGAGTTTGCCAATATGAAATCTTACTTTATGCAGCAGGATTTTGACCAAATTATCGATAAAAATGATTTTGATGAAAAGGATATGAATTCCAAATGGGGCGCGCATGACCACATTGTTTTGAACCGCCTGATGAGTGATCTGGATAAGCAGAAGCAGCCATTTTTCTCAACGCTCTTTACATTAAGCAGCCACGAGCCATTTGAAGTTCCGGTCAAAACGGCGATTCCGGGTAATGATGCTGAACATTTGTTTTTGAATGCCCATCATTATACGGACGCTTCGATAGGAGAATTTATTAAGGTTGCTAAAACCAAATCCTGGTGGAACAACACGCTGGTGATCATCATCGCCGACCACGGCCATCCGCTCCCGGAAACGGACAAAAGCAAGCCTGCTGAATTTCGTATCCCAATGCTCTGGCTCGGAGGCGCGTTACAAATGCAGCCGTCAAGAATTGATTCGCTGTCGTCGCAAACCGATCTGGCAGCAACATTATTGAACCAGTTGCACCTTCCTTCGGGTTCATTCACTTGGAGCAATGATATCTTTGGCAAAAACCGTGTCCCATTTGCTTATTTCGCATTTACCAATGGGCTAGGCTGGATGAAACCCGGCGGTTTTCTGGTGCGGGACAACATTGGCGGCAACATCATAGAAAAAACCGGAGCACTGACGCCAGAAGAAGAAAACTTTGGAAAAGCATATTTGCAATCGTCTTTCAGCGATTATTTGAAAAGGTAG
- a CDS encoding 4Fe-4S binding protein yields MAIMITDECINCGACEPECPNTAIYEGGVEWTWGDGTSLDEVDFGDGTIVSGKEKQSPVSDEFYYIVSDKCTECVGFHEEPQCAAVCPVDCCVPDPDNEEEEDTLLAKKAWMHGE; encoded by the coding sequence ATGGCTATAATGATAACCGATGAATGCATAAATTGTGGGGCGTGCGAGCCAGAGTGCCCTAACACAGCAATTTATGAAGGAGGTGTTGAGTGGACCTGGGGTGATGGTACAAGTCTGGACGAGGTGGATTTTGGCGATGGGACCATTGTAAGTGGTAAGGAAAAACAGTCACCAGTTTCCGATGAATTCTATTATATCGTATCAGATAAATGTACAGAGTGCGTAGGTTTCCACGAAGAGCCTCAATGTGCTGCGGTTTGTCCTGTTGATTGCTGCGTTCCGGATCCTGATAATGAAGAGGAGGAAGATACATTACTTGCGAAAAAAGCATGGATGCATGGTGAATAA
- a CDS encoding ammonium transporter yields MEKRNYIPLIILLVISILGAFIPNVPTQIVTEGINSGDTAWLLVSAALVLLMTPGLAYFYGGMVNNKNVISTMLQSFIAMGVISVLWVVIGFSLAFGDDIGGFVGNPMTHFMFKGVLDGPVWGTIPFALFAMFQMKFAVITPALVTGSMAERINFRSYVLFIILFCVFIYSPLAHMTWHADGILFKMGVLDFAGGTVVHMSAGWAALAGALYLKRRKSLTEDHVLPPANIPFVLLGTGLLWFGWFGFNAGSALSASPLAVSAFATTNTAAGAAGLSWVLFDVARGKKVSALGFCIGAVVGLVAITPAAGFVTVPASLFIGTIAAVISNYVAHLRTRSTLDDTLDVFPCHGVGGMVGMLMTGVFATSGVNSLVTDQGLAFGETTLFINHVIALVGVSVFAFGGSLLLLKITDLILPLRVSELDEKAGLDISQHDEFLIEA; encoded by the coding sequence ATGGAAAAACGTAACTACATTCCACTGATTATCCTGCTCGTAATCAGTATTCTCGGTGCCTTCATCCCCAATGTTCCGACTCAGATCGTAACGGAGGGCATCAATTCCGGTGATACCGCCTGGTTACTGGTGTCTGCTGCCCTGGTTTTGCTTATGACGCCGGGTCTGGCTTACTTCTACGGCGGAATGGTGAATAACAAAAACGTTATCTCGACAATGCTTCAGAGCTTCATCGCAATGGGCGTTATCAGTGTCCTTTGGGTTGTTATTGGTTTCAGTCTTGCATTCGGTGATGACATCGGCGGATTTGTGGGTAACCCAATGACGCACTTCATGTTCAAAGGCGTTTTGGACGGGCCGGTTTGGGGAACAATTCCTTTCGCTCTTTTTGCCATGTTCCAAATGAAGTTCGCGGTGATCACACCTGCGCTTGTAACGGGTTCAATGGCTGAGCGTATCAACTTCCGTTCTTACGTGTTGTTCATCATCTTGTTCTGCGTATTCATTTACTCACCACTGGCGCACATGACGTGGCATGCAGATGGTATCCTTTTCAAAATGGGTGTGCTTGACTTTGCAGGTGGAACGGTTGTTCACATGTCTGCGGGCTGGGCTGCTTTGGCCGGTGCACTTTACCTGAAAAGACGTAAGTCATTAACAGAAGATCACGTATTGCCTCCTGCTAACATTCCTTTCGTTCTTTTGGGAACAGGTTTGCTTTGGTTCGGTTGGTTCGGTTTCAACGCAGGTTCGGCACTTTCAGCTTCTCCATTGGCAGTTTCTGCTTTCGCTACGACGAACACTGCTGCTGGTGCCGCTGGTCTTTCATGGGTTTTGTTTGATGTTGCAAGAGGCAAAAAGGTGTCAGCACTTGGTTTCTGTATTGGTGCGGTTGTAGGTCTTGTGGCTATCACGCCTGCTGCCGGTTTCGTAACGGTTCCTGCATCTCTTTTCATCGGAACGATCGCTGCTGTGATCAGTAACTACGTTGCTCACCTGCGCACACGTTCTACATTGGATGATACATTGGACGTATTTCCTTGCCACGGTGTAGGCGGTATGGTTGGTATGTTGATGACGGGTGTATTTGCAACAAGCGGTGTTAACTCACTGGTTACGGATCAAGGTCTTGCTTTCGGCGAAACAACATTGTTCATCAACCACGTAATTGCTTTGGTAGGTGTGTCTGTTTTCGCATTCGGTGGTTCATTGCTGCTGCTTAAAATCACAGATCTTATCTTGCCACTTCGTGTATCTGAATTGGATGAGAAAGCTGGATTGGATATCAGCCAGCACGATGAGTTTCTTATAGAAGCGTAA
- a CDS encoding porin encodes MKKVYCTVLSLMVPFLGFAKSEEDKKAVKADTTVVTEVKDEDDAKGAFAFSGYLDSYYMANFNKPASRSNMGGSNARVFDQRSGQFSLGLVQTKVAYTNAKSEAVVDLTFGPNANMGNYGNALFSTALAIKQAYFTYKFTDKFSMTAGQFGTNIGYEVIDAPANFNYSLSNLFNNGPFYHAGLKATYAFSDKASLMVGVVNNVDGLGDNNRKKGIISQLYFQPVANWNVYVNYIGSNEANPDTVTFKEPSAFYQVFDLTTSFQITEKFLLGLNAAYGSQKGDYQGYGGPTDTETWGGVAVYANTALTDNFAIGARYEYFNNDSGVRGLLTPAGQGTSVNSITLTGNISLADGHILVKPEFRLDAYPKVSGAGEAQQFEDSDGEWTKNSQTTFGLAFIYKF; translated from the coding sequence ATGAAAAAAGTCTATTGTACAGTATTATCTTTAATGGTTCCTTTTTTGGGTTTTGCAAAGTCGGAGGAGGACAAAAAGGCCGTTAAAGCAGATACAACAGTGGTTACCGAGGTGAAGGACGAAGATGATGCCAAAGGTGCATTTGCGTTTTCCGGCTATCTGGACTCTTATTACATGGCTAATTTCAATAAACCTGCGTCGCGTTCTAATATGGGTGGAAGCAACGCACGTGTATTCGATCAGCGCTCAGGTCAGTTTTCCCTTGGATTGGTTCAGACAAAAGTGGCTTACACCAACGCGAAATCAGAAGCTGTGGTTGATTTGACATTCGGGCCTAACGCCAACATGGGTAACTATGGTAATGCATTGTTTAGCACCGCACTCGCTATCAAGCAAGCTTATTTTACTTACAAATTCACGGACAAGTTTTCGATGACCGCCGGACAATTCGGAACAAACATCGGATATGAAGTGATCGACGCACCGGCCAACTTCAACTACTCCCTATCAAACTTATTTAACAATGGCCCATTCTACCATGCTGGTTTGAAAGCAACTTATGCTTTTTCAGACAAAGCTTCCTTAATGGTAGGCGTTGTGAACAATGTTGACGGATTAGGAGATAACAACCGCAAAAAGGGGATTATCAGCCAGCTTTACTTCCAGCCAGTCGCAAACTGGAATGTATATGTGAACTATATTGGAAGCAACGAAGCAAATCCGGATACAGTTACTTTCAAAGAGCCGTCTGCTTTCTATCAGGTTTTTGACCTTACTACAAGTTTCCAGATCACTGAGAAATTCCTGCTTGGATTGAATGCTGCATACGGAAGCCAAAAAGGAGATTATCAAGGTTACGGCGGGCCTACTGACACCGAAACATGGGGCGGTGTAGCTGTTTATGCCAACACGGCATTAACAGACAACTTCGCAATCGGTGCGCGTTACGAATACTTTAACAATGACAGCGGCGTTCGCGGTTTACTAACACCAGCCGGTCAGGGAACAAGTGTTAATTCAATCACTTTAACAGGTAACATCAGCCTTGCCGACGGACACATCCTGGTTAAACCTGAATTCCGTCTGGATGCCTATCCAAAAGTAAGCGGTGCAGGCGAAGCGCAGCAATTTGAAGATTCTGATGGCGAGTGGACTAAAAACAGCCAGACGACTTTCGGACTTGCATTTATTTACAAATTCTAA
- the mtaB gene encoding tRNA (N(6)-L-threonylcarbamoyladenosine(37)-C(2))-methylthiotransferase MtaB, translating into MKKVAFYTLGCKLNYSETSSIGRMFEQKGYQKVEFNETPDIFIINTCSVTENADKKCRKIVREAQKINGDGYVAIIGCYAQLKPKEISEIPGVDAVLGAAEKFRLVELIDTFEKTPFGQPAQVVASTIDHAVEYHTSYSLNDRTRTFLKVQDGCDYPCSYCTIPLARGKSRSDSIANIVKAARDIAARDVKEIVLTGVNIGDFGLQNGERKETFLDLVKALDEVEGILRFRISSIEPNLLTDEIIEFVATSKRFAHHFHIPLQSGSNSVLALMKRRYKRELYAERVAKIKSLMPECCIGVDVIVGHPGETQQLFEESYQFLNELDVSYLHVFTYSERENTAALQIRPVVAKNVRADRSKMLHILSEKKKRFFYEQQVDKQGLVLFEDEIQNGQMLGFTDNYVRVAVKYDPLLINETKAVRYDHINDAGFMEVTEVEEEVFIHS; encoded by the coding sequence ATGAAAAAAGTCGCTTTTTATACATTAGGCTGTAAACTGAATTATTCTGAAACGTCGTCCATTGGCCGCATGTTTGAGCAGAAAGGATATCAGAAGGTTGAGTTTAATGAAACGCCTGATATTTTTATTATTAACACCTGCTCTGTTACGGAAAATGCGGATAAAAAATGCCGCAAGATTGTGCGCGAGGCTCAAAAGATCAATGGCGATGGGTATGTAGCCATTATTGGTTGCTATGCGCAATTGAAACCCAAAGAAATCTCTGAAATTCCAGGCGTGGATGCGGTTTTGGGAGCTGCGGAAAAATTCCGTTTGGTGGAGCTGATCGATACATTTGAAAAGACACCATTTGGCCAACCGGCACAGGTGGTCGCTTCCACTATCGACCACGCCGTTGAATATCACACTTCTTATTCACTGAATGACCGCACGCGCACTTTCCTCAAAGTACAGGACGGCTGCGATTATCCCTGCTCCTACTGCACCATTCCATTGGCAAGAGGCAAAAGCCGGTCCGACAGCATAGCCAACATTGTGAAAGCGGCTCGGGACATTGCTGCAAGGGACGTGAAAGAAATCGTTTTGACGGGCGTTAACATTGGTGATTTCGGTTTACAGAACGGCGAGCGCAAAGAGACATTTCTGGATCTGGTAAAGGCATTGGACGAGGTGGAAGGCATTTTACGCTTCCGCATTTCCTCCATTGAACCAAATTTACTGACCGACGAGATCATTGAGTTTGTTGCAACATCGAAACGTTTTGCACATCATTTTCACATTCCGCTGCAATCGGGTTCCAACTCGGTTTTGGCATTAATGAAGCGTCGTTATAAGCGTGAATTGTATGCAGAACGCGTTGCGAAGATCAAATCGCTGATGCCTGAGTGCTGCATTGGCGTGGACGTGATCGTAGGCCACCCGGGCGAAACGCAGCAGCTTTTTGAAGAAAGTTATCAGTTTTTGAATGAGCTCGACGTTTCTTACCTGCACGTTTTCACTTATTCGGAAAGAGAAAATACGGCGGCTTTGCAAATCAGGCCTGTTGTTGCCAAGAATGTTAGGGCAGATCGTTCCAAAATGCTTCATATCCTTTCGGAAAAGAAAAAGCGCTTCTTCTATGAGCAGCAAGTCGACAAGCAGGGACTGGTTTTGTTTGAAGACGAGATTCAGAACGGTCAGATGCTGGGGTTCACCGACAATTACGTTCGTGTGGCGGTAAAATACGATCCGTTACTGATTAACGAAACAAAAGCAGTAAGATACGACCACATTAATGATGCAGGATTCATGGAAGTGACCGAGGTTGAAGAAGAAGTTTTCATTCATTCCTGA